The sequence below is a genomic window from Sulfolobales archaeon.
CCCTTCGAATATTGCTTCATAGGCCTCCTAAGATCTTTTTCAGAGAGGCCAGAGATCTTAACCCCCCTTTCAAGGGCCTCTCCAAACCCTCCTCTATAGTATATCTTGGCAACAATCTCTAGATATTCAAGCCCAGTGATGTTCCTATATGCTCCAACCTCCTCTGGGAGATATGATATAACCCTTCTAACAGCTTCTGGCTCTCTAATAACGCTATGCCCCTCTATATAGGCATCACCACCGCT
It includes:
- a CDS encoding ATP-binding cassette domain-containing protein, which encodes MGGGERDYSVDVRELEKYYGSIHALKKISFKVERGSIYCLVGPNGAGKTTTFRILATLILPSGGDAYIEGHSVIREPEAVRRVISYLPEEVGAYRNITGLEYLEIVAKIYYRGGFGEALERGVKISGLSEKDLRRPMKQYSKG